From a region of the Streptacidiphilus albus JL83 genome:
- a CDS encoding helix-turn-helix domain-containing protein, protein MTAETEEFAALLRMLKERSGKSYGRLAGRLHVSTSTLHRYCHGTAVPAEYGPVERFARLCGAAPEELLDLHRSWLLADASRRREARRSAGAAAEPDDSPVGSPDDLPSCPSGPAPASGAGLRQETLVAAFGPGPVAGGSRRRQPRPWMVGTAALGAMAALCLPLLTPGRPQHPVAAATSDTRSATGATSGLPRGTPSGPGSSSTATASATTSVSASATAPATASASGASSRAAGSQAATAAPLQISVLDNNWDDPCGRWYLAPKSPAAVPPPPDPDQSQNWAATLGALPAGHLRLEITVQGTGGQPVILHHLYVHARHSGPAPHWSAYNMGVGCGGGVVPAAFTVDLDSAEPLAVPTTGAQGDSTVPAPAFPYLVSPSQPEVLDIDATTTDQDVYWSLELVWSSGSRQGTAVIDDNGNPFRTVGRAGDPRYVYPLGGSGWTTDPDPNDP, encoded by the coding sequence ATGACGGCCGAGACAGAGGAGTTCGCGGCTCTGCTGCGGATGCTGAAGGAGCGTTCGGGCAAGAGCTACGGCCGGCTCGCCGGCCGGCTGCACGTCAGCACCTCCACCCTGCACCGGTACTGCCACGGCACGGCGGTGCCGGCCGAGTACGGCCCGGTGGAGCGCTTCGCCAGGCTGTGCGGAGCGGCGCCGGAGGAGTTGCTGGACCTGCACCGCAGCTGGCTCCTGGCCGACGCCTCGCGCCGCCGAGAGGCCCGGAGGTCCGCCGGAGCGGCGGCCGAGCCTGACGACTCCCCTGTCGGCTCCCCCGACGACCTCCCCTCCTGTCCGTCCGGCCCGGCGCCCGCGAGCGGAGCAGGCCTGCGGCAGGAGACGCTGGTCGCGGCCTTCGGCCCCGGACCGGTGGCCGGTGGTTCCCGCCGCCGGCAACCCCGTCCCTGGATGGTCGGCACCGCAGCCCTGGGAGCCATGGCGGCCCTGTGCCTCCCGCTCCTGACACCGGGTCGGCCACAGCACCCGGTGGCAGCCGCGACTTCCGACACGAGGTCCGCCACCGGCGCTACTTCGGGACTTCCCCGGGGGACCCCGTCCGGTCCCGGGTCGAGCAGCACCGCCACGGCGTCCGCGACGACGTCCGTGTCGGCCTCGGCGACGGCTCCCGCGACGGCTTCGGCGTCCGGGGCCTCCTCCCGCGCGGCGGGCAGCCAGGCCGCCACCGCAGCGCCGTTGCAGATCAGCGTCCTCGACAACAACTGGGACGACCCCTGCGGTCGCTGGTACCTCGCCCCGAAATCACCTGCCGCTGTGCCCCCGCCTCCGGACCCCGACCAGAGCCAGAACTGGGCCGCCACGCTGGGTGCGCTCCCCGCCGGACACCTGCGCCTGGAGATCACCGTGCAGGGGACCGGCGGCCAGCCCGTCATCCTGCACCACCTCTACGTGCACGCCCGGCACTCGGGCCCCGCCCCGCACTGGTCCGCCTACAACATGGGCGTCGGCTGCGGAGGGGGTGTCGTCCCGGCCGCCTTCACCGTCGACCTGGACTCGGCGGAACCGCTGGCGGTCCCGACCACCGGCGCCCAGGGCGACAGCACCGTCCCGGCACCGGCCTTCCCCTACCTGGTCTCCCCCAGCCAGCCCGAGGTCCTGGACATCGACGCGACCACCACCGACCAGGACGTCTACTGGAGTCTGGAGCTGGTCTGGAGCAGCGGCAGCCGCCAGGGCACCGCCGTCATCGACGACAACGGCAACCCGTTCCGCACCGTCGGTCGAGCCGGCGACCCCCGCTACGTCTACCCCCTCGGCGGCAGCGGCTGGACCACCGACCCGGATCCCAACGACCCCTGA
- a CDS encoding DUF4232 domain-containing protein, translating into MRFPHRAVARATVRTAAAAATLVASLGASVALAAPSGAAVVQHPAKPVTSLASCTGATVKVTVRTEPGQRLLLTATNTGRGTCLAYGYPYLGFGDPQAPAGFIAASIPQAVVTLSPGEAAYALVHTTSTGGQYPYTAHTLSIDFANRDQRGSVGPTAHAALPAAGVRVDDTVRTTYWQSTAALALRW; encoded by the coding sequence ATGCGTTTTCCGCACCGCGCCGTCGCCCGCGCCACCGTCCGCACCGCTGCCGCGGCCGCAACCCTTGTCGCCTCCCTGGGAGCCTCGGTGGCCCTGGCCGCGCCCTCCGGCGCGGCGGTCGTCCAGCACCCGGCGAAGCCGGTCACGTCCCTGGCGAGCTGCACCGGAGCCACCGTCAAGGTCACCGTCCGCACCGAGCCCGGACAGCGACTCCTGCTCACCGCCACCAACACCGGCAGGGGCACCTGCCTCGCCTACGGATATCCGTACCTGGGCTTCGGGGACCCCCAGGCCCCGGCCGGCTTCATCGCGGCGAGCATCCCCCAGGCAGTGGTCACCCTCTCGCCCGGCGAGGCGGCCTACGCCCTCGTGCACACCACCAGCACGGGTGGCCAGTACCCCTACACCGCCCACACCCTCAGCATCGACTTCGCCAACCGCGACCAGCGCGGCTCGGTCGGCCCGACCGCCCACGCCGCTCTCCCCGCAGCGGGGGTCCGGGTCGACGACACGGTCCGCACCACCTACTGGCAGTCCACCGCCGCCCTGGCTCTGCGCTGGTAG
- a CDS encoding serine hydrolase domain-containing protein: protein MSTMVELEMYVYRRRTRTARGALVGAVLAGTLASVLATGAPADAAVVKKPAAPAPTPAPNLTALRTALQGVVNSGAPGVFAQVQDGFGKKSYTVSVGSGDIATKAAVNPSGEFRVGSITKDFTAVLVLQLVAQKKVNLDAVASEYLPAGLLPKGSPITVRELLNHTSGLYDYTNDLLVGDTVTGYEGFRYKTYQPTALVADAVGHGQQFTPGSEYSYSNTNFVVLGLLVEHVTGLPYATVLKQRILTPLHLNHTYFVVPQVSIPGTHSIGYLTQDDATKPLFDATNQTASWLWTAGALISTTSDLDTYLRALTTGQLLPAAELAQMENTEFVNSTTRYGLGLREYELPCGVDVYGHDGIIEGYQTYAYSTKNGSRQVTISANASNNMNIYAAELLALTPVFCGTPATPAAKKLAVANAVKVAKEENAG, encoded by the coding sequence ATGAGCACGATGGTTGAACTGGAGATGTACGTGTACCGACGTCGTACCCGCACCGCCCGGGGGGCCCTGGTCGGAGCAGTGCTGGCCGGCACCCTCGCCTCGGTCCTGGCGACCGGGGCCCCGGCCGACGCGGCCGTGGTCAAGAAGCCCGCAGCCCCGGCGCCGACCCCGGCTCCCAACCTCACCGCGTTGCGCACGGCGCTGCAGGGTGTCGTCAACTCCGGTGCGCCGGGCGTCTTCGCCCAGGTGCAGGACGGATTCGGGAAGAAGAGCTACACCGTCAGCGTGGGCTCCGGCGACATCGCGACCAAGGCCGCGGTCAACCCGAGCGGCGAGTTCCGTGTCGGCAGCATCACCAAGGACTTCACTGCGGTGCTGGTCCTCCAGCTGGTCGCGCAGAAGAAGGTCAACCTCGACGCGGTGGCCAGCGAGTACCTCCCGGCCGGTCTGCTGCCGAAGGGCTCGCCGATCACCGTCCGGGAGCTGCTGAACCACACCAGCGGCCTCTACGACTACACCAACGACCTGCTGGTCGGCGACACAGTCACCGGATACGAGGGCTTCCGCTACAAGACCTACCAGCCGACCGCGCTGGTCGCGGACGCGGTCGGGCACGGCCAGCAGTTCACGCCCGGCAGCGAGTACAGCTACTCCAACACCAACTTCGTGGTTCTCGGCCTGCTGGTCGAGCACGTGACCGGGCTTCCCTACGCCACGGTGCTGAAGCAGCGCATCCTCACCCCGCTGCACCTGAACCACACCTACTTCGTGGTGCCGCAGGTCAGCATCCCGGGTACGCACTCCATCGGCTACCTGACCCAGGACGACGCCACCAAGCCGCTGTTTGACGCGACCAACCAGACCGCGTCCTGGCTCTGGACCGCCGGGGCGCTGATCTCCACCACGTCGGACCTCGACACCTACCTGCGCGCCCTCACCACCGGGCAGCTGCTCCCGGCGGCCGAGCTGGCCCAGATGGAGAACACCGAGTTCGTCAACTCGACCACCCGCTACGGCCTCGGCCTGCGCGAGTACGAACTCCCCTGCGGGGTCGACGTGTACGGCCACGACGGGATCATCGAGGGCTACCAGACCTACGCCTACTCCACCAAGAACGGCTCGCGTCAGGTCACCATCTCGGCGAACGCGTCCAACAACATGAACATCTACGCCGCCGAACTGCTGGCTCTCACGCCGGTGTTCTGCGGGACTCCGGCCACCCCCGCCGCGAAGAAGCTGGCAGTCGCCAACGCGGTGAAGGTCGCCAAGGAGGAGAACGCCGGTTAG
- a CDS encoding DUF6228 family protein yields MSLIEVVDGQVELVVRAAGGSSAASVRLFNWARSDGYELAFSVEVMDGGLHALLDSVFVTVWDSMGEFFDGLARDFRGWEGTRVWTNNHLVVTATFGSGGYVCLGWTLRSDVFGNGWEATVSTVVEGGEEMTAVAADMRDFLGQG; encoded by the coding sequence GTGAGCCTGATTGAGGTAGTTGATGGGCAGGTCGAGCTGGTGGTTCGGGCGGCTGGGGGTTCCTCGGCTGCTTCCGTCCGCTTGTTCAACTGGGCCCGGTCCGACGGGTACGAGCTCGCCTTCAGTGTCGAGGTCATGGATGGCGGACTGCACGCCCTGCTCGACTCCGTATTCGTCACCGTCTGGGACAGCATGGGTGAGTTCTTCGACGGCCTCGCGCGGGACTTCCGCGGTTGGGAGGGCACGCGGGTCTGGACGAACAACCACCTGGTCGTGACGGCAACTTTCGGCTCGGGTGGGTATGTCTGCCTGGGCTGGACCCTGCGCTCGGACGTTTTCGGCAACGGGTGGGAGGCGACCGTGTCGACCGTCGTCGAGGGCGGCGAGGAGATGACAGCCGTGGCGGCCGACATGCGAGATTTCCTGGGGCAGGGTTAG
- a CDS encoding CPBP family intramembrane glutamic endopeptidase yields MSATVNEDASGTPCEASNEGATPARDHSPETGGGRRLGWVGYALVVVAYLAIIQGLGAAIHVGNGGSKSQFPTTDSMVHNALIPIGASIVFVIAVITWLRWWPDVFRYRAPVQRWVRLVPISMLVVAVAGINYGHLAHQQTSLVLCLIVLGIFVGVGEELMFRGIGVQVFRKAGISETRTALFSSIIFGLVHVSNAISAGPQAILQAMIVATSGFFFYLCLRVGGVILLPMLVHGLWDTSLISNLVGPTPGVSLGMVLLILLQVVLIVVLLVRRHRINPANRLQATPQ; encoded by the coding sequence ATGAGTGCGACGGTGAACGAGGACGCGTCCGGGACACCATGCGAGGCCTCGAACGAAGGCGCAACCCCGGCACGGGACCATTCACCTGAGACCGGCGGCGGCCGACGGCTGGGCTGGGTCGGGTACGCGTTGGTCGTCGTCGCCTATCTGGCCATCATCCAGGGGCTCGGCGCAGCCATCCACGTCGGCAACGGGGGATCCAAGAGTCAGTTTCCGACGACGGACTCGATGGTCCACAATGCGCTTATCCCCATCGGTGCCTCGATCGTGTTCGTCATCGCGGTGATCACCTGGCTCAGGTGGTGGCCCGATGTCTTCCGCTACCGTGCGCCCGTGCAGCGCTGGGTGCGCCTGGTACCGATCTCCATGCTCGTGGTGGCGGTCGCGGGAATCAACTACGGGCACCTCGCCCACCAGCAGACCTCACTGGTGCTGTGCCTGATCGTGCTCGGGATCTTCGTCGGGGTCGGCGAGGAGCTGATGTTCCGCGGCATCGGCGTCCAGGTCTTCCGCAAGGCCGGCATCAGCGAGACCAGGACTGCGCTCTTCTCCTCGATCATCTTCGGGCTGGTTCATGTCAGCAACGCGATCAGCGCCGGACCCCAGGCCATCCTCCAAGCCATGATCGTGGCGACCTCCGGCTTCTTCTTCTACCTGTGCCTGCGCGTCGGGGGAGTGATCCTGCTGCCGATGCTCGTCCACGGGTTGTGGGACACCAGCCTGATCTCCAACCTCGTCGGCCCCACGCCCGGCGTCTCGCTCGGCATGGTGCTGCTCATCCTGCTCCAGGTCGTCCTCATCGTCGTCCTGTTGGTCCGCCGCCACCGGATCAACCCCGCCAACCGGCTCCAGGCCACCCCGCAGTAG
- a CDS encoding NADPH-dependent F420 reductase, translating into MTSIGILGAGRVGGNLARKLAATGHHVTLSYQRPEEETAARAAGIDPRIRFADQRTTAGTSDIVINATPGRTALGRLTDLHAQLTGKILVDVSNATRDADDGLPGELCYPGSSLAEQLQAALPGTRVVKTLNTMLFTVMTAPGSLATPPTAYLSGNDENAKKTVVDLLGDLGWQSAWIEDLGGITTARATEAMILLVPHILRRHGFQPFAVSVAR; encoded by the coding sequence ATGACCAGCATCGGAATCCTCGGCGCCGGCCGCGTCGGCGGCAACCTCGCCCGCAAGCTCGCCGCGACCGGACACCACGTCACCCTCAGCTACCAGCGCCCGGAGGAGGAGACCGCCGCCCGCGCCGCCGGAATCGACCCCCGCATCCGCTTCGCCGACCAGCGCACCACTGCCGGCACCTCGGACATCGTGATCAACGCGACGCCCGGCCGCACCGCCCTCGGACGCCTCACCGACCTGCACGCCCAGCTCACCGGAAAGATCCTCGTCGACGTCTCCAACGCGACTCGCGACGCTGACGACGGACTGCCCGGCGAGTTGTGCTACCCGGGCAGCAGCCTCGCCGAACAACTCCAGGCCGCCCTGCCCGGCACCCGTGTGGTGAAGACCCTCAACACCATGCTGTTCACGGTCATGACGGCCCCCGGGTCCCTGGCCACCCCGCCGACCGCCTACCTCTCCGGCAACGACGAGAACGCCAAGAAGACGGTCGTCGACCTGCTCGGCGACCTGGGCTGGCAATCCGCCTGGATCGAGGACCTCGGCGGCATCACGACCGCCCGCGCCACCGAGGCCATGATCCTGCTGGTCCCCCACATCCTGCGCAGGCACGGCTTCCAGCCCTTCGCCGTCTCCGTCGCCCGCTGA
- a CDS encoding inositol monophosphatase family protein, producing MSSAMSFAAESTLMPEVAAAVTAAGATLLDRYTQHARGVELSEVVEEIHANDDAVLAVLREPLLRARPGSMWAEDELAGGALPQGEWWVVDPAEGNINHVHAMPDWAVTATLVRDNRPVLTVVHLPLTGDTYTATAGGGARLNGRRLNVSAKTDLGAALIGTGQARPGEDGRTLRRIGDSVTAMLVNGLVVRVSVPATLQLIHVAAGRMEAFWQFSDVRSGLVAGALLVAEAGGVVTDLDGEPWSLAGRNFLAAAPGIHRAALKVLSPIA from the coding sequence ATGTCCTCAGCCATGTCCTTCGCCGCTGAATCCACGCTCATGCCCGAGGTGGCCGCCGCGGTGACGGCCGCCGGCGCGACGCTGCTCGACCGCTACACCCAGCACGCCCGGGGCGTGGAGCTGAGCGAGGTCGTCGAGGAGATCCACGCCAACGACGACGCCGTCCTGGCCGTGCTGCGCGAACCCCTGCTGCGGGCCCGGCCCGGATCGATGTGGGCCGAGGACGAGTTGGCCGGCGGCGCGCTCCCGCAGGGGGAATGGTGGGTCGTCGACCCGGCCGAGGGCAACATCAACCACGTCCACGCCATGCCGGACTGGGCCGTCACCGCCACGCTGGTCCGGGACAACCGGCCCGTCCTCACCGTCGTCCACCTGCCGCTGACCGGCGACACCTACACCGCGACCGCCGGAGGCGGCGCCCGTCTCAACGGACGGCGCCTCAACGTGTCCGCCAAGACCGACCTGGGAGCCGCCCTGATCGGCACCGGCCAGGCCAGGCCCGGCGAGGACGGGCGCACCTTGCGCCGGATCGGCGACTCGGTCACCGCCATGCTCGTCAACGGCCTCGTCGTACGCGTCTCGGTCCCCGCCACGTTGCAACTCATCCACGTCGCAGCCGGGCGCATGGAGGCGTTCTGGCAGTTCTCCGACGTGCGCTCCGGACTGGTCGCCGGCGCCCTCCTGGTCGCCGAGGCCGGGGGTGTCGTCACCGACCTGGACGGCGAACCGTGGAGCCTGGCCGGCCGGAACTTCCTGGCCGCCGCCCCCGGCATCCACCGCGCCGCTCTGAAGGTCCTGTCCCCGATCGCCTGA
- a CDS encoding LysR family transcriptional regulator, whose protein sequence is MQLDLNLLTALDALLEEGSVAGAAARLHVTAPAMSRSLGRIRKATGDQILVRTGRSMVPTAHAQAIRAQVHDLVQQAQQLLSPEQDVDLATLERVFTVRWHDALTAACGPALITAVHRQAPGVRLRLPAEPGSDTPELRRGEVDLESSSTRPTLPGIRCRLVGEDRLVVAVRPGHPLADGPVSADRYAAAEHVTVSRRGRLRDPVDDVLAGHGLDRRVVAAGLTTDTALQLALHSDLVVSLPDAVTRAARDRLGLLTLPLPVQMPAIPLHLVWHQRYDNDHAHTWLRELATQTVQALFRP, encoded by the coding sequence ATGCAACTGGATTTGAACCTGCTCACGGCCCTGGATGCGCTGCTGGAAGAGGGCAGCGTGGCCGGTGCAGCGGCCCGCCTCCATGTCACCGCGCCGGCGATGAGCCGCTCACTGGGCCGCATCCGCAAGGCCACCGGAGACCAGATCCTGGTCCGCACCGGCCGCAGCATGGTCCCCACCGCGCACGCCCAGGCGATCCGGGCACAGGTCCACGACCTCGTCCAGCAGGCGCAGCAACTGCTGTCCCCGGAGCAGGACGTGGACCTGGCCACACTGGAGCGGGTGTTCACGGTGCGCTGGCACGACGCCCTCACGGCGGCCTGCGGCCCGGCCCTGATCACCGCCGTCCACCGTCAGGCCCCCGGCGTCCGGCTCCGCCTCCCCGCCGAGCCCGGATCGGACACCCCGGAACTGCGCCGGGGCGAGGTCGACCTCGAATCCAGCTCCACCCGGCCGACGCTGCCCGGTATCCGTTGCCGCCTCGTCGGCGAGGACAGGCTGGTCGTCGCCGTCCGACCCGGCCACCCGCTTGCCGACGGTCCTGTGAGCGCCGACCGTTACGCGGCCGCGGAACACGTCACCGTCTCGCGGCGCGGACGCCTGCGCGACCCGGTCGACGACGTGCTGGCCGGGCACGGCCTCGACCGCCGCGTGGTCGCCGCCGGCCTGACCACCGACACCGCGCTCCAACTCGCCCTCCACTCAGACCTGGTGGTGTCCCTGCCGGACGCGGTGACCCGCGCGGCCAGGGACCGACTGGGCCTGCTCACACTGCCACTGCCGGTGCAGATGCCCGCCATCCCGCTCCACCTGGTGTGGCACCAGCGGTACGACAACGACCACGCCCACACCTGGCTGCGCGAGCTGGCCACCCAGACCGTCCAGGCGCTCTTCCGGCCGTGA
- a CDS encoding phosphotransferase family protein, with product MDEVKIVVAHSERATLCVGDVFLKVDADQARIDVEVEAMSLAPVPTPKVLWRKPPVLAIAALPGTTLGRLGGPSTGSPAAWAAAGAAIRKLHEAPLPPRLGRAGRSTVALAAELDDECALLVTNGVLPADLVTRNRQVAEAALRPWTPAFTHGDLQIAHVFVDGDEVTGIIDWSEAGQGDALYDLATFTLGHEEHLGDVIAGYGTAIDLDVIHAWWSLRSLLAVRWLIEHGFDPFAPGCEVDVLRARM from the coding sequence ATGGATGAGGTCAAAATCGTCGTCGCCCATTCCGAGCGCGCGACTCTGTGCGTCGGTGACGTGTTCCTGAAGGTGGACGCCGATCAGGCGCGCATCGACGTCGAGGTCGAGGCGATGTCCCTGGCGCCGGTCCCCACCCCGAAGGTCCTGTGGCGCAAGCCGCCGGTGCTCGCGATCGCCGCGCTCCCGGGTACGACGCTTGGGCGCCTCGGCGGGCCGTCGACCGGGTCGCCGGCGGCCTGGGCCGCAGCGGGCGCCGCGATCCGGAAGCTGCACGAAGCACCGCTGCCGCCCCGCCTGGGCCGGGCCGGGCGGAGCACCGTCGCGCTGGCGGCGGAACTCGACGACGAGTGCGCCCTGCTCGTGACGAACGGTGTCCTGCCCGCTGACCTGGTCACCCGCAACCGCCAGGTCGCGGAGGCCGCGCTCCGGCCGTGGACTCCGGCGTTCACACACGGCGACCTGCAGATCGCACACGTCTTCGTCGACGGCGACGAGGTCACCGGCATCATCGACTGGTCCGAGGCGGGCCAGGGCGACGCCCTGTACGACCTCGCCACCTTCACGCTCGGACACGAGGAACATCTCGGAGACGTCATCGCCGGCTACGGCACCGCCATCGACCTCGACGTGATCCACGCGTGGTGGTCGTTGCGGAGCCTGCTGGCAGTTCGCTGGCTGATCGAGCACGGCTTCGACCCGTTCGCGCCGGGCTGTGAGGTCGACGTACTGAGAGCCCGGATGTGA
- a CDS encoding class I SAM-dependent methyltransferase encodes MTSGYWNHNVHYHPLVLDAVPDGCRTALDVGCGEGLLVRKLARQAQSVTGVDSSGEMIRLARERSAGLSGVTFLEADFLGGASCGPLAAGAYDFVCAVAVVHHVEFERAVEAMIQLLAPGGRLVIIGLARNRTPQDWIISGAGVPAARFNARRHGGKTDPDGMPVRMPTMAWGEVHEEAKRLLPGCHFRRHLLWRYSLIWDKPTDGRNES; translated from the coding sequence ATGACCTCGGGCTACTGGAACCACAACGTTCACTACCACCCGCTCGTGCTGGACGCCGTGCCGGACGGTTGCCGTACAGCATTGGACGTGGGATGCGGCGAGGGACTGCTGGTGCGCAAGCTGGCCCGGCAAGCCCAGTCAGTGACCGGTGTGGACAGCTCCGGCGAGATGATCCGGCTGGCCCGTGAACGCAGCGCAGGTCTGAGCGGAGTGACCTTCCTGGAGGCGGACTTCCTCGGCGGAGCTTCGTGCGGTCCGCTTGCCGCAGGTGCATATGACTTCGTCTGCGCCGTGGCGGTAGTTCATCACGTCGAGTTCGAACGGGCGGTCGAGGCCATGATTCAACTGCTCGCGCCTGGCGGACGTCTGGTGATCATCGGCTTGGCCCGCAACCGGACGCCGCAGGACTGGATCATCAGCGGCGCGGGAGTCCCGGCCGCGCGGTTCAACGCCCGCCGCCACGGGGGCAAGACCGACCCGGACGGCATGCCCGTCCGGATGCCGACCATGGCCTGGGGCGAGGTTCACGAAGAGGCGAAGCGACTGCTGCCCGGCTGCCACTTCCGTCGCCATCTGCTGTGGCGCTATTCGCTCATCTGGGACAAGCCCACCGACGGGCGAAATGAGTCATGA
- a CDS encoding NAD-dependent epimerase/dehydratase family protein, whose amino-acid sequence MRVFVTGGSGYIGKATIGALTRHGHSVRALARNEHAARTVRTHGADPVTGSLADLDVLNEAAAQAEAVIHLAQAATGAEDLAAADAMQDGIGAGPYVHTGGTWVYGDTDGVVDEDAPWNPPALVAWRRPVEDAVLARAARGGRPVVVRPGLLYGGENRLIDAFFTRPGMVAGVIAYIGDGSQHWALVHVDDLAELYVAALRARPGAVYAGVGGVDPTARECAEAISRGAGLGGKTVSITLEEARAAMGAVADAFALDQQFTPARARDQLGWTPTHTDPLSLLAQG is encoded by the coding sequence ATGAGGGTCTTTGTCACCGGCGGCTCCGGCTACATCGGCAAGGCGACCATCGGCGCGCTGACACGGCACGGCCACAGCGTGCGCGCCCTGGCCCGCAACGAGCACGCTGCCCGGACCGTACGGACGCACGGGGCGGATCCGGTCACGGGCAGCCTGGCTGACCTGGACGTGCTCAATGAGGCGGCAGCGCAGGCCGAAGCCGTCATTCACCTCGCCCAGGCGGCCACCGGCGCGGAGGATCTCGCCGCCGCCGACGCGATGCAGGACGGTATCGGCGCCGGCCCCTATGTGCACACCGGCGGTACCTGGGTCTACGGCGACACCGACGGCGTCGTCGACGAGGACGCCCCGTGGAATCCACCGGCCCTCGTCGCCTGGCGCCGCCCCGTCGAGGATGCCGTCCTCGCCCGCGCCGCGCGCGGAGGTCGTCCTGTCGTGGTCCGGCCCGGCCTGCTGTACGGCGGCGAGAACCGGCTCATCGATGCCTTCTTCACCCGTCCGGGCATGGTGGCGGGCGTCATCGCCTACATCGGAGACGGTTCGCAGCACTGGGCTCTGGTCCACGTCGACGACCTCGCGGAACTGTACGTGGCCGCGCTGCGGGCCCGGCCCGGCGCCGTCTACGCCGGCGTCGGGGGAGTCGATCCCACGGCCCGGGAGTGCGCTGAAGCCATCAGCCGGGGAGCGGGTCTCGGCGGCAAGACCGTCTCCATCACTCTGGAGGAGGCACGCGCGGCCATGGGCGCCGTCGCCGACGCCTTCGCCCTGGACCAGCAGTTCACTCCGGCCCGCGCGCGCGATCAGCTCGGCTGGACCCCGACGCACACCGACCCCCTGTCCCTCCTCGCCCAGGGCTGA
- a CDS encoding LysR family transcriptional regulator produces MDIDLRKLRYFAAVAEELHFGRAAERLHIAQPALSRQVRALESDLGVTLLRRDRRGTVLTPAGAQLLDDVGPLLSAAEAVVRRVTAAAAAARVFTVGFMPGITVTPGVRALTARHPGLDVRLLRTGWEDQVEVLRDGRADVSIVRLPIDQKGLRVLPLFSEPRVVVLPTDHPLADKPALTVADLAGEHLLQDPDAVPEWRDIAQELRTGERSDIPPIHSVEEKLELVAVGAGICVIPLSTATFYTRADVVARPVEGLGPGQVCLAWSATRDSGLIREFADMAQALAPPPTAS; encoded by the coding sequence ATGGACATCGACCTGCGCAAACTGCGGTACTTCGCGGCGGTCGCCGAGGAACTGCACTTCGGCCGCGCCGCCGAGCGACTGCACATCGCCCAGCCGGCCCTCTCCCGCCAAGTGCGCGCGTTGGAAAGCGACCTGGGCGTTACTCTCTTGCGCCGCGACCGCAGGGGCACCGTCCTCACGCCCGCCGGAGCCCAGCTCCTCGACGACGTGGGCCCGCTCCTCTCGGCGGCCGAGGCCGTGGTCCGCCGGGTCACCGCCGCAGCCGCCGCCGCACGGGTCTTCACCGTCGGCTTCATGCCCGGCATCACCGTCACCCCCGGCGTGCGGGCGCTCACCGCCCGCCATCCCGGACTCGACGTGCGGCTGCTGCGCACCGGCTGGGAGGACCAGGTCGAGGTCCTGCGCGACGGACGGGCCGACGTCAGCATCGTGCGTCTGCCGATCGATCAGAAGGGGCTGCGCGTACTGCCACTGTTCAGCGAACCGCGCGTCGTGGTGCTGCCGACGGACCATCCGTTGGCCGACAAGCCGGCCCTCACCGTCGCCGACCTCGCGGGCGAGCACCTCCTCCAGGACCCGGACGCCGTACCGGAGTGGCGCGACATCGCGCAGGAACTGCGCACCGGCGAACGCTCCGACATTCCCCCTATCCACAGCGTCGAGGAAAAGCTCGAACTGGTTGCCGTCGGCGCGGGCATCTGCGTGATCCCGCTGTCCACCGCGACCTTCTACACACGCGCCGACGTCGTTGCCCGGCCGGTCGAGGGCCTCGGCCCGGGGCAGGTCTGCCTGGCCTGGTCCGCCACCCGCGATTCCGGGCTCATCCGCGAATTCGCCGACATGGCACAAGCCCTGGCACCACCGCCCACCGCATCATGA